The following DNA comes from Simkania negevensis Z.
ATCGCTTTAGTGATGATGACTGGAAAGCATTTCGCCTCCTTACTTGCAACACTTACTCTTGTCCCAGCTGCGCCGCTAATCAAGTCAGCACTTAGAGAAACCAAGCTCGAACCCCTTCTTCCAAAAACGGGAAAGTGGATGTCTCTCTACACCCTAGCCTTTTTAATCGGATGGTTCCTATGAACCCTCATTCCGCAACAGTTCATGAATATACACGCCCTTTTGGAAATCAGATGAGAAAAGGTCTTCTTCTCCAGCTTGAAGGAAAAGGTGGAGCTGAAAGTTGGGGAGAAATCGCGCCACTCGAGAATTTTAGCGACGAATCTTTCGAGCAAGCGAAAGCTGAACTTTTAGAAGAGCTTCCTCATTTGCTTTATGAGCAGTGGCATCCTGAATACCTTTCACCCTCTGTTCATTTTGGCATTGAATCTGCAATCTTGGATTTAACTTTGCCAACAGTCTCTGTGCCCATTCCAATCAATGCTTTAATTGTAGGCACCCCTGATGAGATGCGCGTTCAAGCTCAAAACCTCATAGGATATGAAGCAGTCAAAATCAAAGTCGGCCATCTTCAACTTGAAGAAAGCATCGATTTAGTCGAAGAGCTTCTCTCAATGATGCCCGAAGGAATGAAAGTTCGCATCGATGCTAACCAATCTTGGACGTATGATGACGGAATGACCTTTGCTCGCTCTTTTACCCCTGACACTTTTGAATATTTAGAAGAGCCTTTTAAAACATTTGAAGACTACGTTGCCTTCCCTTACCCGATTGCTCTTGATGAAACGGTGCGCCTAGCCCCCTCAACATCTTACCTCTCTCTTCCCTACCTTAGGGCCCTTATCATCAAACCCACATTAATGGGAGGATGCACCAAACTTGTCCCACTTTTACGGGAAGCAAAGCAAAAAGACGTCGATTTTATTTTAAGTAGTAGCTATGAAAGTGAATTAGGAATAGGTCTCTTGGCAAAAGTCGCATCGCGCCTTCAGTTGCCTCCAGTTCCAATGGGACTTGACACCTATCGACTCTTTAAAGATCGTCTCTTTGAAGAAACAATTAATTGTAATGAGGGAAAGCTCACCTTTCCCAAAAAGTGGAATTTAAGAGCGGGCTGTGTCATTGCACATGAATGCATTTGAGTGTCCTTTTAGCTATCACGGAAGAAAAAATCCTAAGCAAATTGCGTTAGTTAGCGCGCAAACGAATTGGGATTATAAAACTTGCCATCAGGTGATTGAAACCCTTGCAGCAGCGTTAAAACAACAAGGAGTCAAATCTGGCGACCGTGTTGCCATCTACCCGACCCTCGAGTTTTCTACTCCTCTCCTCTTTTTTGCCCTTTTTCGGTTAGGTGCAATTTGTTGTCCTCTTAACACGTATTCACCTCTTAATCAGCTCCCTCAAACACTCGATGCCCTCACTGCAACCTATTTCGTCTTTCCTAACACTCTCAAAAAAAAGATCCCTCAAGTAAAACAAATCGCCCTAACTTTCGAAACTCTTTTAAAAAAATCACCTTCTCTTTCAACAGATTCCCACTTTCTAAGTAAAGATGCTCGTGCAACTTACCTGATGACTTCTGGGACTACACAAACCCCTAAAATTGCCTGCCATTCTCTAGGAAACCACTACTACAGCGCTCTCGGTTCAAATGCTTACCTACCCGTTCAAACTGGCGATCGTTGGCTCCTCTCTCTTCCTCTCTATCATGTTGCTGGAATTGCTCTCCTTTTTCGCACGTTTTTAGCTGGTGCCACTGTGGTCATTCCAGAAGGAAAGCCCCACGAAGTAACAACTGTTTTAAACTCCAAAGCAACGCATGTTTCCTTCATTCCTACGCAATTGCAACGTCTCCTTGATAGTGCCTCATATAGCAACCTTTTGAAAATTCAACACCAACTCAAAAGCATTTTACTTGGAGGGTCCTCCATTGATACCTCTCTAGTCCAAACTTGCCGCGAACAAGGGCTCCCTGTTTTTCCTTCTTATGGAATGACTGAAATGAGCTCTCAAATCTGCACCCAATTTACAACCGATTGTTCGGCTTTTTCTCTTGGACATCCTCTTCCCTACCGAGAAATTGCTATTGATTCCAAAAATGAAATTCAAGTCCGAGGCAAAACACTCTTTCTCGGCTATCTCAATGAGCAAAAGTCTTTGAATCTCCCCTTGAATCTAAATGGCTTCTTTGCAACAGGTGATCTTGGGGTTTACTCCCCAAAATCAGGGCTCCAAATTCATGGACGCAAAGATCGCCTTTTTATCAGTGGTGGAGAAAACATCTACCCCGAAGAGATCGAAACTTATCTCAGACAGGTTGAAGGAATGATTGAGGTGCGGATTGAACCGAAGCTGGATGAGGAGTATGGAATGCGTCCTGTCGCCTTCATTCAAAGTGCTAAGTCCTACCACCAAGAAGAGCTTCAAGACTATTTGGGAAGTTTTTTGCCAAAGTATAAAATCCCTATTGCCTTTTACCCGCTAGAAAAAGGGATTCCTAAAGGACTCAAATCCCAAATATAAAAAAATAGTGCCACCCAAGAGTAGCACTATCATATAAGGACAGATCATATAAAAATGACTTTTAAACCCGAGTGATGGGTTTTTAAACTTTTCCGTCGCTTGCAAAGTTACGAAGAAGTTGGATCTCTCGGCCTTCTTTTTCTTCATGACCATAATTGAGGCGCAGAGCAATCGCATCGTATGCAATGAGAACAAGCTTACTGTAAATAAGAGCTGGGATTGCCCAAAGAGGTGCTTGCTCAAGCTTCCCGCGGAAGATATTCCCCATTCCATTGACGCAGTAAGAAAAATCGATCTCAGCTGACTTGTAGAACTTGTCTCGGGTCTCCTCATTTTTGGTAAGTCGAGCTGCGGCTTGGTGAAAACATCCAAGGGCTAGACCGATGACAACTTCAAGATACCCCATAGACTCTCTGGCAGCTCCAGTCGCAAGCGAAACTCCAGGAATCCAGCCAGCTTTACTTAAAAATTTTTCAATCCGTTTTAAATCTGTATCAATTGCTTTGTAATCAGGATTGACAATGCTATCGAATGTCTCAGAGACAGTCGTGTGCATTTTAGAATATAAATTAGTAATAAAAGACATTAAAATCACCCACTTTTCTATAAAAGACGACTAATTTATAAAACAAGGTGATATTAATAACAACGTTTATAATTATCTTTATTACGTTTTAATAAGATTTGTGATCTTTTTTTCTTCCAGGAGTTGCTAAAGGGTCTCTATTAAGTCGATCTTTCCCTAGCAAGTCGGATCCTCCCAAAGGGTGAGATCGAACACGAGGCGGATCCTTTGGCCCCGAATCATCATCGATGGAATCCCCTCTAAAAATTTTCTCATAAATCAATGCCCCAACTCCTCCTGCAGCATAATTGTAAATTCCGATTTGAATTCCAACTTTGAATGAAAGAGGCTGGAAAACCCAAGTTGTGATCCCTTGAGCTACGACAATAGGAGCTCCGGCTAGAAAGAAAAAGAGGGCATAATCGATCAATTTATGGGCCGTTTTACCATCAAAATATTCTTTACAACTCTTACATTGCTCTTCTACATAGGTACTTTCAAATAAATAGATGAAAGTTCCAGCTTGGAGAGTACTAAAAACGGCTCGATTCATAAGGGATTGGTTACTGAAAAACATCGAAGCAAATATATTGGCTGTGATAAACGTGGCAGAGGTCCACAGAGTCCTTTCAATATATCTTTCCATATTAGGAATGCCAAAGTGGGATTTTTGAACGCTCATTTCTCTTCTCCTTTGTAAATAATAGATTTTAATTTTTCAGGAATCGGTTGCGATTGTTTTCTTTTAGGGCAGTAGACGACATGAACAATAGATGCCGTTCCAATAAGCTCACCTTCTCTTTTCAGCTCTGTAGAGTAGGTAAACGAAGTGGTGCCAATACGGGTGAAATTTAGGGCCACCTCAACCCTTTCTCCTATTGTAATCGGAAGAAAGTAATCGGCTTCAGAATGGACGATGGGGAGTAAAAAGTTTCTTTGCTCTACCATCTGGGTTAAAGAAAATCCTGACATCCGCATAAATTCTTCAAAAGCTTCTAATGAAATTTGAAGTTGATTTGCGAAATATAAGACGCCAGTTGCATCCGTATCTTGCACACGGATAATTCTTTCATAAATAAACGACATAGCTTCAATTCCAAGCAAAAACAAGTCCCATTAATTTTATGTAAAGAGAACTTTTTTTTAAACTGTTTATTCTGAGTTTATGGCCCGCCTTAATACTATTAAAATGCCTCTCAAAAGGTATTTTGAGGCCATTCTGATCATTGTCTAAAATTCGGAAGGTTACCTATAATCACCAATTCGTTTCTAAGTAGATTGAGCATCGCATGGCAAAAGCACAACACATAAAACCTTCCTCAAACCTCGAGCTTCCTGAAGATCATACTCTGGATCTTGAGGGGCTTCCTAAAGCAGGTGATTACTCTGTGTTAAGTAAAGCTCTGCTGAAAAAGGGAGAGTTTTGCCTCCTTCATGGCGATATTTCAGGTCTCCGCTTTTTCGAGATGGCCATCAAACTCGATCCCGCAAATTCTAACTTGTTTTATCAGCAAGGTCTAGCACTATTTGAATACGGTAGCGAAGAAGGGAAAGAAGAAGAGCTTATCTTAGCAGGAAAAAGTTTCAAACGAGCTACAGCCTTGAGCCCGAGTTATTTTGAAGCTTGGCACGCCTGGGGCAACACGTTGTACCTTCTTGGAATCCGCAAAAGTGAACCTAGCTACTTTCAACATGCACGCAAGAAGTATGAAAAAGCTCTTACCCTTATTGCTGATCAACCTCAAGATATCTTAGCAGATCTCTACTGGGATCTCGGAGATCTTTGGTTAAAGCTTGCAGAAATCTCTGGAGAAGCCACCGACCTTAACCTCGCCTTAAAGTCTTATGAAAAAGCCACCCTTTATCAAGACGATTTCTCTGCTGAATTTTGGTTGAATTTTGGAGATGTCTATTTCAATCTCGGTGAAAAAACAAATGACCTCCGCCTCCATGTTAAGGCAATCAATTGCTACAAAAACAGCATCTCTATTACCATTTCCTCCCATACAGGATGGCTAAGACTAGCCGATACACTGAAAGAGATCTACAGCTACACCCATGACGAAGACCACTATTCACAAGCAAGTGAATGCTACTCGGCAGCAGCACAACTTTGTCCTAACGATGAACACCTCTGGACACGATGGGCAGAGCTCTTACTCGAAAGTGGGCTCCATTTTCGAGACACTACAAAGCTCCGTTCTTGCGTAGAAAAGTGCCATCGAGGACACCAGTGTAATCCAGATGCCATTCAACTCGTCGGCATTTGGGCAGAAGCTTTAGCCTACCTTGGCCTTTTCACAGAAAAGTTAGAGCTTCTCCATGAAGCTGAAAATAAGATTGAGGAGCTAGCAGAAGAGGCTCCAGAAGATCCTAATGTCCATTACTCTTATGGAATGTGCCTCATGGCAACTGCATCCTACTTCAAAGATGTCGATTTTTACTACCAGGCGATTGAAAAATTTCAGGAAGGTTTAAGCTTAAACCGCTCTCTTCACCGTTTATGGTTTGGGATTGCCATTGCTCACGTTTTAGCAGCAGAAATCGATCAAGACGATAAGAACTTTGAGCGGGCTTGCCGCTTTTTCGAGCGGGCTTTAAACCTGAAAGTGAATAGTACCTATCACTACAATTACGGCTACTGCTTGCTAAAATTCTCCGATTTAAACCAAGAGCAAGAAACGGTAGAACAAGCTGTTTACCACTTTGAAAAAGCAATCAGTATGCAAAAAAATGTTGCTTACCAGCATCCTGAGTGGCTCTACCATTATGCAATCTCACTTGATTATCTTGGTGAATACAACGAAAACGATAGCTCTTATGTCAAAGCGCTCGATATTTTAAATCATATTTTGATGCTTAATCCCGAATTTCCCCATATTCACAGCCAACTTGCCCTTACGTACAGCCATTATGCTGAGCTTGTAAATGAACCTGAAATCTATAAACGGGCCTTTCACCATTACCGGATTGCCCACCAGCGCGATAAAGAAAATGATCAAATCATTCTTGACTGGGGAATTACCCTAGTGAATCTCGCAGAACTTCTCGAAAACAGCGTGGAATCAGACGAATATTATCGCGATGCTGAGTACAAAATGATTCAGTCAGCGCGCTTAGGTAACCCCCACGCCTATTTTTCTCTTGCCTGCCTTTATTCTCTACTGGGAGATTATGACCGTAGCATCTGCTTTTTAGAAAAAGCTCATGCCTTTGAAAGCCTTCCTTCAATCGAAGAAGTCTTGGAAGACGAATGGTTAGAAGGTGTGCGAGAAACAGATGCATTTTCCCGTTTCATAGAAAAAGTTGAATCAAACGTTCAAGAATAAGGTCTATTCTGTTAAAATAGCCTTTTCTAGTCACTTAAGTAGGAAGCGATGAATACCCGTAGCATGATCTTTGTGATTGGCTTAACTGCCATCCTCTTTTTCGTAAACCAGCACTTCACCTCTAAACGCCAGCAAGAATATGCTGAAGAGCGAAAGCAACAAGAGCTCGTTCAAAAAGAGCAAATGTCAACAGTGAAACAAGAGCTTGAGCAGCGCACTGCCTCGGCAAAACAACTTCCTCTCACTCGCTTATTTGAAGATCTACAAGGACACACCTTTCTCTCTTGGTCAGTTATTTCATCAGATGATTCTTACCTTACAATGAATTGGGCAGAAAAAATGCCCAAGCAAATCTACGTTCAAAAAGGAAGCAACTTCATTCCGGTTCATCTCATCACCGGAGAAACAGGAGTCGGCAAACTCTCCCTTTACAGTGCAGCTCACCAACCTGAAATTGTATCGACCTACGTCCCTCAGATCGGGATGCAAGACGTTCAGCTCGTCACTTTCTTAAATGGAGCTGTTCAAGTCACCTTAGCAGAATATGAAAATGGCCAGATGCTTTTTCCTGCTGAAACTCCCTCGTCTAACGCTATCGCTATGTATCAACTTGAAGGAGCTTACCTTCCTGTCGGCCTGTACAATGCTGCAAAGAACTCTTTTCAACCCATGACAAACTTTAAAACATTTGAGAATCTCACGACCTACCGCCTTGACATGCACCCTTCTGGAACCCCAAGTCAGGAAAAGTTCTATGTCCTGGAAAACGAATACATGCAAGTTGTCTTTTCGAACTGGGGTGGAGCCATTGCAGAAGTGAATCTTCCCTTCGAAAAAACTTCATCTGAGAGCGTCGTTCTTCCTATCAGCTTTGATCGGATCATCGATAAAAAATACCCTTCGAATGCCCACTTTCCCAGCCGCCCTTTCTACGCTCCTGTAAAAGGATCGGAACCTGTTTTAAAACAACCAACAGAAGGGGGTTACTATCCGATGCTCCGCCGTGGGATTCAAAAAGGTGCCGATTACCCTCCTTATACGGTTCCTCCCCAATATTACGGATTTAACATTGTCTCTGAAGATCCAGAAACATCGCAGGTTTTTTATGAAATGACCCGCTTTGATGAAAATTCCATCGAGTTCACAGCCAATTTCCAAAACCGTCGCATCACAAAAATCTATTCATTTCCAAAGACAAAGGAGCCTGCTCCTTACTGCCTCTTTGCCTCTGTAAAAGTGGATGGGGATTCACGTGGACTCTGGGTCACATCAGGAGTTCCTGAAGTGGAACTAATTTCTGGAAGCCCCGCCCCTATCATCAAATATAGCAGCGTTCAAAACCAAAAGTCGGTTGTAGATAAGCTTTCTCTGCCAAAAGAATCGACGACAATGAGTTCCATCGAACCTGATTGGGTTGCCAACTCTAACGGATATTTTGCGATTATCATGGACCCTCTAAGTGAAATTTCAGCAGGGTTTCAAGCCAACAAGGTTCCAGGTAATCTTGATCCCTCACGCATCGCGATGATTGACGCAAAATATGACCTCTACCCTGTCAGCAAGTACCCAGGTTACATGGTACACATGCCCCTTCGCAAAACCTCACAGCCCCTTGATTTTCGTCTTTTCATGGGACCTCAAGAGCACACCATTCTCAAGCAAGTAGATGCTACGTTCACTAATCAAGTGACCGGATATAATCCTCATTACACTGAAACACAGAGTTTCCATGGATGGTTCTCATTCATTTCTGAGCCTTTTGCTAAGTTTCTCTTTCTCATCATGAACTTCTTCTATAAAATCACCCACTCATGGGGATTTTCGATCATCTTGCTCACCATCGTTCTCCGGATCATGATGTATCCCCTCAATGCCTGGTCGATTAAATCGAATCTTAAGCTGCAAGCTCTCAGTCCTAAGATGAAGAAAATTCAAGACAAATACAAGAAAGATCCCAAAAGACAACAGCTTGAAATGATGCAGCTTTACAAGCAGCATAAAGCCAATCCACTTGGAGGATGTCTCCCACTTATCATTCAAATGCCTTTCTTGATTGGAATGTTTGATCTCCTCAAATCGACATTTTCTCTTCGAGGAGCTTCATTCATCCCAGGTTGGATCGACAACTTGACAGCCCCCGATGTTCTCTTTTCTTGGAGTTACCCGATCCCCTTCATCGGCACCTCTTTCCACCTCCTTCCGATCCTGCTCGGGGTGGTGATGTTCTTCCAACAAAAGCTAATGACGTCGAAAAACAAAGAGGAAATGACCGATCAGCAAAAACAACAGCAAAAAATGGGTTCAATCATGACAATAGCCTTCACAGTGCTGTTCTATAAGTTTCCTTCAGGGCTTAACATTTACTGGTTCTCATCAATGCTCCTCCAAATCTTACAGCAATGGTACGCTTCGAAGCGGACACAGCTTAAAAATAACCCAAACAATCCAAGAGAAGTTGTCATCAACCCTAAAAAGAGCAAATAAGCACCTAACCAATGAGAACATGGCACGACTTTCTTAAGATGCTTGAGAAAGATCTGGGAAAAGAAACCGTTGATAAGTGGCTAAGGCCACTTAAGATTCTGAAATTTGATGCAGCTAATCTCTACTTAGATGCAACTGACTCGTTTCAAATTCTCTGGTACAAAGAGCATGTCACCAAAGAGCTCATGGATCCAAATGGCCGCAAAATTAAGCTCCATTTTTATCTCAACGGGCAACCCCTTAAGAGCCGCGTAAAAAAAACCACTACAGAAGAATCCAGCCCAAAGCAGTACTTTTCTCCAGACCACCTCGCTTCTCATGCAACCTTTGAAAATTTCATCAAAGAAGAGTCTCCGTTTCTCGCTTGCGATTTGCTGACCCATATCGACAGCACATATAACCCCATCTTTCTCTACGGCCCATCAGGATGCGGGAAAACCCATCTCCTAATGGCCACCGCCCATAAATTAAAAAAAGATGGAAAAAATGTCTTCTACGTCCGTGCGGAAACTTTTACTGAACATGTGATCCGGGCCTTTCGAACCAGTAGCCTTCAAGAATTTCGCCCTACCTATAGAAACTTAGATTGTCTCATCCTCGATGACATCCAAATGTTAAAAGGAAAAAATACCACTCAAGAAGAACTCTTTCATACCTTCAATAGGCTCCACACACAAGGAATGCAAATTGTACTCAGCTCTAGCTCTTCCCCTCGTGAGCTTGATGGAATTGAAGAACGTCTCAAAAGTCGTTTTGAGTGGGGAATTACCCTTCCTCTATCTGTAGCTACCTCCTCTGAATGCAAACAAATTCTCGCCAAACGCTCTGAGTCTCTTTCTTTACCTCTTACAGAACTGATGCAAACCCACCTTCTTCGAACCTTTCAAACCCTTCCCTCCCTTATTAGAGCCCTTGAAGCCCTAGCTCTGCGCCTCCATCAATCCCAGCTCAAACTAGACATCTCGATGATCGACCATCTCCTTCAAGATCTCATTCGAGAAGAGAAAGGACAGCAACTGACTCCAGATATAATCTTGCAACACATTGCCGAAACATTCCAGGTAAATGCCGAAGACATTATGGGAAAAAGTCAAAATAAAGAGCACGTTTTACCTCGCAAAATGGCGATGTATTTCTGCCGCACTATCCTACGGATGCCCTATTTAAAAATTGGGGAGTTCTTTTCACGCGACCATTCAACAGTGATGTCTAGCGTGAAGCAGATTGAAAAAGGGAAAGCCTCCAAAGATAAAAACATCGCTCCGGCCCTCTTTCAAATCCAACAAAAATTCCTCAACTACTGATACCAGCAGCAACTAAAAAAGCCCAGAACTCAAGATATTCATATATATATATTTATAATAAATAAACTGCTATAAGTTAAGGAGATAAAAAGAGGCTGTTTATGGCAATAAAAATTCTCAATAATCCCCAAATTCCAAATACCTGGTGGCCTTCTATGGCTTCTCTTCAAATTCTTCCAAGCGACCTTTTTCTGAAAATCGTCTGTGAAATCCTACCAAGGACCTACTCCCCTCTCGATCCTGATCTAGAAGAAAGAAGTGAAAAACATTTTACCTTGCTATCTGTGTTTGCAAACTTGTTTTCTCTAAAAATGCAGGAGATGCCTCCTTATTATTGGACATCACCTCAATCCCCCTTTTACAACAAATCTTGGATCTCAAGCTCTCTACAATGCTACCCAAACATCCCCTATAAAACTCTAAAGGCTTTATCAGAAAAGAAAATTCAAGGTCAGTCTAATTTATTATTCCAAGGTCAAATTTATCAACTTCTTCAGGGGATTACAGGGCAAAAAACCCCACAGAGATTTTCTTCTCCCGCTTTTCCCTCAAATTGCAAAGCAGGTCAAAGACTAGAAAAAAAAACCAATAATTTGAGTGGGGATATATTCTACTTTTTGAAAGAGGGATACTACGGTAGAGCTTTAGATGCTCTAAAAGATCATCCTTTTCATCAAGCAGCCTTAAAAGGAGATGTATCTTACTTAAGAGAGCATCTAAAAGATCATCCTACTTTTCCATTCGATATTCTTCATCCCGTTGAGTTAGCTTGCTTTTCAGGAAATTTAGAAGCTGTGCAATTGCTCATCAAAGAAGCTCCCCAACATTTAGACCTTCTCGGGGCTGCAATAGCATCAGGCCACCTGAGCATTTTTCGAGAAGTCGTTTCTCTGGACCCTTCTAAACTTGCAAAGATTGAGATTGATGGCACCACTCGACTTCATGAAGCTGCTCGTAGTGGTCACTTAGAGATTTTTCGAGAGATTTACTCCCTATATCCTGAGTTCCTTGATATCTGTGATAATTTTGGCCTCACTCCACTAAATGAAGCTGTAAGAAAGGGTAAACTGCATATCGTTCGCGAAATTGTAACTCATAATCCTTCCCATCTGTTCATCAATGACGATGAAGGAAACACTCATCTACATGAAGCTGTCCAAAATGGTCATTTAGATATTTTTCATGAAATCATGAGCCTAAATCCTTCTCTACTACTGGTGACCAATCACTGGGGGGAAGCTCCTATTCACATTGCTGCTCAAATGGGTCATCCAGAAGTCATTCGAGAAACTGCTCATCACAATCTTTCTCTTCTTTCTGCTGCAAATACTTATGGGGAAACACCTCTACATTTAACCATAAAATGCGACCAACTCAACGCTTTTCGAGAAATTGTTCACCATAATCCTTCTCTTCTTTCTACTGCAATTGCTGATGGGAACACACCCCTTCATTTAGCGATAAAATACAAGCAACGTGAAATCATTCTTGAAATTGTTCAACAAGATCCCTCTCTTTTATCTATTACAAATGATTTAGGCTGGAATTCTTTTCATCTTCTCATCGCTGATGGGTGCAGCCTAGACTTCTTTCGAGAAATAATCAATCAGCTCCCTTCTATACTTTCTTCCACCACTCTTTGTGGCAATAATTCGCTTCATTTTACCGCTTTTTATGGTCATTTAACCCTTTTCCTTGAAATTGCAGAGCTTGCCCCCTCTCTACTATCTGCAACTAATAATGATCATCAAATCCCTCTACATTTTGCTGTGCAAAAGGGTCACCTTAACATTTTCCGAGAAACCATCAAACTAAACCCCCTACTACTTTTACAAGTGCCTGCTGATCAAGTCATCGAAACTTTTGGAGCTTCTGAGTACCTGACTTGTCTATCTTCTACTTGTTTTAAAGCTGCAAGTCTCGCAGTTCCCTATTTATACTCAAACAACTTCAAAAATTGGATTTTCGGCTGCGCCAAAGCACCGTAATTTGCCGATTTTAAGTGACCTCATATTCCTAATATTAGGCCACTTAAAATCGACGAATTCCGAAAGCTTTCGCGTTGCCCAAAACCAATTTTTGAAGTTGTTTGAGTATATTGTGACTAGAATGAGTCGCTTTTCCAACCTGAGATAATGTCGCCATAACTCCATCAAATCCTTATGTATTTCTTCCAGATAGTTCTTTGAATATTTAAGATTGAAATTATTTCTTTGATAGACTCTTTTCCCTACCTTACATATAATCTATTCACTCTTTTTTAAAATATTAAAAGAGAGACAAAAAAAAAGGAAAATATAATGGCGGGCCCCAATAGCTCATCGCTTTACCAGCGATGGGAATCTTGTATTGATTTATGCTCATTTACAATGAGTCAAACTATTTCTTTAATGACGCGTCAAGTGACACTTCTAGACCCTTATGGTGTAGGGGCTTTAACTTCAT
Coding sequences within:
- a CDS encoding ankyrin repeat domain-containing protein, which translates into the protein MAIKILNNPQIPNTWWPSMASLQILPSDLFLKIVCEILPRTYSPLDPDLEERSEKHFTLLSVFANLFSLKMQEMPPYYWTSPQSPFYNKSWISSSLQCYPNIPYKTLKALSEKKIQGQSNLLFQGQIYQLLQGITGQKTPQRFSSPAFPSNCKAGQRLEKKTNNLSGDIFYFLKEGYYGRALDALKDHPFHQAALKGDVSYLREHLKDHPTFPFDILHPVELACFSGNLEAVQLLIKEAPQHLDLLGAAIASGHLSIFREVVSLDPSKLAKIEIDGTTRLHEAARSGHLEIFREIYSLYPEFLDICDNFGLTPLNEAVRKGKLHIVREIVTHNPSHLFINDDEGNTHLHEAVQNGHLDIFHEIMSLNPSLLLVTNHWGEAPIHIAAQMGHPEVIRETAHHNLSLLSAANTYGETPLHLTIKCDQLNAFREIVHHNPSLLSTAIADGNTPLHLAIKYKQREIILEIVQQDPSLLSITNDLGWNSFHLLIADGCSLDFFREIINQLPSILSSTTLCGNNSLHFTAFYGHLTLFLEIAELAPSLLSATNNDHQIPLHFAVQKGHLNIFRETIKLNPLLLLQVPADQVIETFGASEYLTCLSSTCFKAASLAVPYLYSNNFKNWIFGCAKAP